Proteins from a genomic interval of Rubinisphaera italica:
- the rfbB gene encoding dTDP-glucose 4,6-dehydratase, producing the protein MDTATYYPRNLLVTGGCGFIGSNFIRLLLENHLELLPELHIFNLDKLTYAGNPENLAEVESHPRYHFIQGDITDSTVVEQIFQERQIDTVINFAAESHVDRSILDSTPFVQTNINGTQVLLDASRRENVERFLQVSTDEVYGSLGDEGFFTEETPLAPNSPYSASKAAADLLVRSYCHTFEFPAIITRCSNNYGPYQFPEKLLPLFIANAQENESLPVYGDGKNVRDWIHVSDHCRGILAALQSGKTGEIYNFGGCCEMQNIRLTELLLEILEKPKSLIKYVKDRPGHDRRYAIDCSKAERDLDWKPEVDFEFGLRETVAWYLSNKKWIDRIRSGEYREYYQQQYRQDS; encoded by the coding sequence ATGGATACGGCTACTTACTACCCACGGAATCTGCTGGTTACAGGCGGTTGCGGATTTATCGGTTCGAATTTCATTCGACTACTCTTGGAGAATCATCTGGAATTGCTTCCTGAACTGCATATTTTCAATCTTGATAAATTGACGTATGCGGGAAATCCAGAAAATCTTGCTGAAGTCGAATCGCATCCCCGTTATCACTTTATTCAGGGGGATATCACAGACTCTACTGTGGTGGAGCAGATTTTTCAGGAACGACAAATTGATACGGTCATCAATTTTGCGGCCGAGTCGCATGTCGATCGCAGTATTCTCGATTCGACTCCCTTCGTGCAGACGAATATTAATGGGACACAAGTTCTGCTCGATGCTTCCCGCCGCGAGAATGTCGAACGTTTTTTGCAGGTTTCAACAGATGAAGTCTACGGTAGCCTGGGAGATGAAGGTTTCTTTACTGAAGAAACTCCCCTCGCACCGAACAGTCCCTATTCGGCCTCAAAAGCGGCAGCCGACTTGCTGGTGAGAAGTTACTGCCACACCTTTGAATTCCCGGCGATCATCACCCGTTGCTCGAATAATTATGGTCCTTATCAGTTTCCGGAAAAGCTCTTGCCGCTATTTATTGCGAATGCACAGGAGAATGAGTCCTTACCCGTTTATGGCGATGGTAAAAATGTTCGCGACTGGATTCATGTCAGTGATCATTGCCGGGGCATCCTGGCCGCCCTGCAATCTGGGAAAACGGGTGAGATTTATAATTTCGGCGGTTGTTGCGAAATGCAAAACATCCGACTGACAGAACTGCTGCTTGAAATTCTCGAAAAACCGAAATCACTGATCAAATACGTCAAAGATCGCCCCGGTCACGATCGGCGATATGCGATAGATTGCTCGAAAGCCGAACGGGATCTCGACTGGAAGCCAGAGGTCGACTTTGAATTTGGACTTCGAGAGACGGTCGCCTGGTATCTTTCGAATAAAAAGTGGATCGATCGAATTCGCTCGGGTGAATATCGTGAATATTATCAACAGCAATACCGTCAAGATTCCTGA
- a CDS encoding TIGR03545 family protein, translating into MKSSHSYSLTSFNLALNKGQGEAEFARKNHQLRIQPARPSNAKQLLKKRNSLRPSIRWGYLVPRLTLAIVCWATITFGFEPLLHLVITQGASATLQTVVGIQQLNSNFFQTNLELKKIEIGSRNHAGANALEIGKVHIQLDRNALLRKKFIVDEANIDDIHWNTDSTLDFANVESEAGEWSIPFGEQAHVIGDYAKQAGQSFLQSLLEQTLEAYDPNKLETVQLAKLKESYWQDRFQSYELESKQLKVEIDSLKKQLEEAKRGNPLDKLNEFARIARKVDELVNESKRIKNEFKELPQLVRIDLVELESAKNRDYEQLRQQIDAIPLNANDLTIAIVGPEAARKFEKLSAWIPFVQKCLAVATEDYEPERQLGRTIDFDTSQNLPTFLIRQMKLNGLANLNDKPLSFIGNFQDITHNQRQYGKPMSYHFEIEHQGQYLVDGKWDQTTSTPQLEFSCHVTTDQFPTQELAKHEKLNLALQAKQLVADFHIVTSGLNLQAELKWKQNDVSFLVESPLQLTTTTLSQLNVRSFSPTDLLGNALRSINEIEGEVRISGPIKSPTLEIHSQIGKTIVAGLQQSLQKELNLRQREAFAIAQSEIDSKLDKFNGQINDQYQTLLTELNLNERLANGMIENVAIRPTSGLLDRFIK; encoded by the coding sequence ATGAAATCCTCTCATTCATATTCCCTGACATCTTTCAATCTTGCTCTTAACAAAGGGCAGGGGGAGGCGGAGTTTGCGCGGAAGAATCATCAACTCAGAATTCAGCCAGCGCGCCCTTCAAACGCGAAACAATTGTTGAAGAAGCGGAACTCTCTTCGTCCCAGTATCCGCTGGGGTTATCTCGTTCCGCGGCTCACACTGGCGATCGTATGCTGGGCGACGATCACTTTTGGTTTTGAACCCTTGCTCCATTTGGTGATCACGCAAGGAGCCTCGGCGACTCTTCAAACCGTTGTCGGTATCCAGCAACTCAATTCCAATTTCTTTCAGACCAATCTCGAATTGAAAAAGATTGAAATTGGCAGCCGGAATCACGCTGGTGCAAACGCATTGGAAATTGGAAAAGTTCATATTCAGCTGGACCGCAACGCTTTATTGAGAAAGAAATTTATCGTCGATGAGGCAAACATCGATGATATTCACTGGAATACCGATTCCACACTCGACTTCGCAAATGTTGAAAGCGAAGCCGGAGAGTGGTCCATTCCGTTTGGAGAACAAGCTCATGTAATCGGCGATTACGCCAAACAGGCAGGTCAATCATTTCTGCAAAGTCTGCTCGAACAGACCCTCGAAGCTTACGATCCCAACAAGCTAGAAACCGTCCAACTGGCCAAGCTCAAAGAAAGTTATTGGCAGGATCGTTTCCAGTCGTATGAGCTAGAGTCGAAACAATTAAAAGTCGAAATTGACTCCTTGAAAAAGCAACTTGAAGAAGCCAAGCGAGGCAACCCACTCGACAAACTCAATGAATTTGCCCGTATCGCCAGGAAAGTGGATGAACTGGTTAACGAAAGTAAACGGATCAAAAATGAGTTCAAAGAATTACCTCAGCTAGTTCGCATCGATCTGGTAGAACTCGAATCTGCCAAGAATCGAGATTATGAACAACTTCGACAACAAATCGATGCCATCCCTTTAAATGCCAATGATTTAACCATCGCAATCGTCGGCCCGGAAGCGGCTCGTAAATTCGAAAAACTATCGGCCTGGATCCCCTTTGTCCAGAAATGTCTAGCCGTTGCCACGGAAGATTATGAGCCCGAGCGTCAACTCGGTCGAACGATTGACTTCGATACCTCTCAAAACCTGCCAACCTTCCTCATACGCCAAATGAAACTGAATGGACTGGCGAACCTGAACGATAAACCGCTCTCTTTTATCGGTAATTTTCAGGACATCACTCATAATCAACGGCAATATGGCAAGCCGATGAGTTATCACTTTGAGATTGAACATCAGGGGCAGTATCTCGTCGATGGCAAATGGGATCAGACAACCTCTACGCCTCAACTGGAGTTCTCCTGTCATGTAACGACGGATCAGTTTCCAACTCAGGAACTTGCAAAGCATGAGAAACTCAATCTCGCCCTGCAGGCAAAGCAACTCGTAGCTGATTTCCACATCGTGACGAGCGGTTTGAATCTGCAGGCGGAATTGAAATGGAAGCAGAACGACGTCAGCTTCCTGGTCGAGAGTCCTCTCCAGTTGACCACAACAACATTGTCTCAGTTGAATGTCCGTTCCTTCTCGCCCACCGATTTATTGGGAAATGCCTTGAGGTCGATCAATGAGATTGAAGGAGAAGTTCGTATTTCGGGACCAATCAAATCGCCGACTCTCGAAATCCACTCTCAGATCGGCAAGACGATAGTCGCAGGCTTGCAGCAAAGCCTGCAGAAAGAATTGAATCTTCGTCAAAGGGAAGCATTCGCGATTGCCCAGAGTGAAATCGATTCAAAACTCGACAAATTTAACGGGCAAATCAACGACCAGTATCAAACCCTGCTGACGGAATTGAATCTCAATGAGCGGCTTGCCAACGGAATGATCGAAAACGTCGCCATTCGCCCCACCAGCGGCTTGCTTGATCGATTCATCAAATAA
- a CDS encoding TIGR03546 family protein, with protein MSIAKRGSDWGFAPFFRAIVGGQTMFIVKSLRLFIRALTAECSHRQIAAGIACGLMVGLIPKGNLLALLVLMGVSSFSISLPALFFSTFLFSWVSISLDSICAKLGEFVLTQDTLQPLWYWLYSLPLVPWTDFNNTLVMGSLLLGCLLSLPAYCCILPLVRKYEPVITARIKKYRVATWLWGAEWAEKINSAI; from the coding sequence GTGTCGATTGCAAAAAGAGGCTCGGATTGGGGATTTGCCCCATTTTTTAGAGCAATTGTCGGGGGACAAACCATGTTTATCGTGAAATCGTTACGTCTATTTATTCGTGCATTGACAGCTGAGTGCTCTCATCGACAAATCGCTGCAGGCATCGCCTGTGGACTTATGGTGGGATTGATTCCTAAGGGAAACCTGCTGGCGTTACTTGTGCTTATGGGGGTTTCTTCATTTAGCATCAGCTTGCCCGCTCTTTTTTTCAGCACTTTTCTCTTCTCCTGGGTTTCTATTTCCTTGGATTCGATTTGCGCAAAGCTCGGCGAATTCGTGCTTACTCAAGACACTCTGCAACCACTTTGGTACTGGCTGTATTCTCTACCTCTCGTCCCCTGGACAGATTTTAACAATACCCTTGTTATGGGTTCGTTACTTCTGGGATGCTTGCTTAGCTTGCCAGCATATTGCTGTATTCTGCCGCTTGTCCGAAAGTACGAACCAGTCATAACGGCTCGCATTAAAAAATACCGAGTTGCGACATGGCTGTGGGGAGCAGAATGGGCAGAGAAGATCAATTCTGCCATTTGA
- a CDS encoding XylR family transcriptional regulator, producing MTERPRVALFVETSSEFGRLVLRGIKQYLQAHTSWSIYLQQRDLHTRLPVWLNDWRGNGIISRSTNPQFAELILESGLPIVDLTDRWGDLGLPQIWADHYAIGRMAAEHLIERQFRHFGFAGFQDESWSELRYRGFQDAIQSAGFSTAYFVSPWEMTPGKSWDDEFTSLVNWIKTLPNPVGIMAANDIRGQQILDACCEVDLAVPEQAAVIGCDNDAIRCELCDPPLTSIMPNAERIGYRAAELLDQLMNGIHKDETREVIKPLGILTRKSTDILAIDDADIAEAVRIIREQALSGLRVEDILELVPISRSTLERGVRKYLKRSPQAEIRRVQLSHACDLLVQTDLTLPEIARRCGFVHSEYFSVVFKRQIRITPGQYRTLNTSSTAY from the coding sequence ATGACAGAACGTCCACGAGTTGCATTGTTTGTTGAAACCTCCAGTGAATTTGGAAGGCTGGTTCTGCGTGGGATCAAGCAATATTTGCAGGCTCATACCTCCTGGTCGATTTATCTGCAACAAAGGGATTTACATACACGTCTCCCAGTCTGGCTGAATGATTGGCGTGGGAATGGAATCATCAGTCGTTCGACAAATCCTCAATTTGCCGAACTTATTCTGGAATCGGGTCTTCCCATTGTCGATTTGACGGATCGCTGGGGCGATTTGGGGTTACCTCAAATCTGGGCCGATCATTATGCGATCGGCCGAATGGCGGCTGAGCATTTGATTGAACGTCAGTTTCGCCATTTTGGTTTTGCAGGTTTTCAGGACGAATCCTGGTCGGAATTACGATATCGTGGCTTTCAGGATGCCATTCAGTCAGCTGGATTTTCCACCGCTTATTTCGTCTCGCCCTGGGAAATGACACCTGGCAAGAGCTGGGACGACGAATTTACCTCGCTGGTGAACTGGATCAAAACTCTTCCGAATCCTGTTGGAATCATGGCCGCGAATGATATCCGTGGCCAGCAGATTCTTGATGCCTGCTGTGAAGTTGACTTGGCGGTGCCGGAACAGGCCGCAGTGATCGGGTGCGATAATGATGCGATCCGCTGTGAATTATGCGATCCCCCGTTGACAAGCATCATGCCAAATGCCGAGCGAATCGGATATCGGGCCGCAGAATTGCTGGATCAATTGATGAACGGAATTCACAAGGATGAGACGCGGGAGGTTATCAAGCCGTTGGGGATTTTGACACGCAAATCAACTGACATTCTGGCAATTGACGATGCCGATATTGCCGAGGCGGTTCGGATTATCCGTGAACAGGCACTTTCCGGCTTACGTGTGGAAGATATTTTGGAATTGGTCCCAATTTCACGTAGCACTCTCGAACGTGGTGTGAGAAAGTATCTCAAACGCTCCCCACAGGCAGAAATTCGACGTGTGCAACTTTCTCATGCCTGCGATCTATTAGTGCAAACCGATTTAACGCTGCCTGAAATTGCCAGAAGATGCGGATTTGTGCATTCCGAATATTTCAGTGTTGTTTTCAAACGACAAATTCGCATAACACCAGGCCAATATCGAACACTAAACACGTCTTCCACGGCTTATTGA
- a CDS encoding Glu/Leu/Phe/Val family dehydrogenase codes for MHASESTDRYFREAANIMGLSSNMQTLLLTPEREVKVQVAMEMDNGEIATHIGYRIQHNKSRGPMKGGLRYHPEVDQDEVLSLATLMTWKTAIVDIPYGGAKGGIQIDARKLSISELERLTRKFIDEIHDMIGPDKDIPAPDMGTNAQVMAWIMNQYQKYHGFSPACVTGKPVELHGADGREEATGRGVGLLTIALLEKMKEGIEGSRIAIQGFGNVGRYAVQFLHERGAKIISTSDAYGGLLNEDGIDIHALCNHVEKTGKVVEFNGADAIANNELLTCNCDVLIPAAIGGVLTPEIAPDIRAKYIIEAANNPTHPEADQLLNSRGIVILPDVLANAGGVTVSYFEWVQNRQHFRWELERVRQELDSIMTKAFDKTWDLATEKKVNLRLAAYLLGIGRVGRATVMGGI; via the coding sequence ATGCACGCAAGTGAATCTACAGATCGTTATTTCCGAGAAGCTGCCAACATCATGGGACTCTCTTCCAATATGCAAACGCTTTTATTGACGCCAGAACGCGAGGTCAAAGTTCAGGTTGCCATGGAAATGGACAATGGAGAGATCGCTACTCACATTGGGTATCGGATTCAACACAATAAATCACGTGGTCCAATGAAGGGCGGGCTGAGATATCATCCAGAAGTTGATCAGGATGAGGTGCTCTCACTGGCAACATTGATGACCTGGAAAACTGCGATTGTGGACATTCCTTATGGTGGAGCGAAAGGTGGAATTCAAATTGATGCCCGTAAATTAAGCATCTCCGAGCTTGAACGATTGACAAGAAAATTTATTGACGAAATTCACGACATGATTGGGCCTGACAAAGACATCCCTGCCCCTGACATGGGCACCAATGCTCAAGTCATGGCCTGGATTATGAATCAATATCAGAAATATCATGGATTCAGTCCTGCTTGTGTGACAGGAAAGCCTGTCGAATTGCATGGGGCTGATGGAAGAGAAGAAGCGACCGGGCGTGGGGTTGGGTTACTGACCATCGCTCTGCTGGAAAAAATGAAGGAAGGAATTGAAGGCTCAAGAATTGCCATCCAGGGATTTGGTAACGTCGGACGCTACGCGGTTCAGTTTCTCCATGAACGAGGAGCAAAAATCATTTCGACGTCCGATGCCTATGGAGGATTGTTGAATGAAGACGGAATCGATATCCACGCGCTTTGCAATCATGTGGAGAAAACCGGCAAAGTCGTCGAATTTAATGGAGCTGATGCGATTGCGAATAATGAACTTTTGACCTGCAATTGCGATGTCCTGATTCCCGCTGCAATTGGTGGCGTATTGACACCAGAAATCGCACCGGACATTCGTGCCAAATATATCATTGAAGCCGCTAATAACCCGACCCATCCGGAAGCTGACCAGCTCTTAAATTCACGGGGCATAGTTATTCTTCCTGATGTACTCGCTAACGCGGGGGGAGTGACGGTCAGTTATTTTGAATGGGTACAGAATCGCCAGCATTTTCGCTGGGAGTTAGAGCGTGTCCGCCAGGAACTGGACAGTATAATGACGAAAGCCTTTGATAAAACATGGGATCTTGCAACCGAGAAAAAAGTCAATCTTCGTCTGGCAGCTTATCTTCTTGGGATTGGGCGCGTTGGCCGAGCTACTGTTATGGGAGGAATCTGA
- a CDS encoding cyclic nucleotide-binding domain-containing protein: MSSNITDLINNSQATELDFKESPLLRGLNQKQIEIVVSVMEHLCYEANTLVLKQGEQNKGLWLISEGCCEVTRYSLNHEKHRVIAVLGPGTIFGEMSFFRKTPHSANVRTVSNSTVHMLSQEAFEQLRQDSSEIAATILINLVSVVSERLKLMDGWVCALTEQTEVPANNKYEEWHDFRAKLYREWNF, from the coding sequence ATGAGTTCAAATATCACAGACTTAATTAACAATTCTCAAGCCACAGAGCTTGATTTTAAAGAATCACCGTTACTGAGAGGTTTAAACCAGAAGCAGATCGAAATCGTTGTCTCGGTAATGGAACATCTCTGTTACGAAGCCAATACGCTCGTTCTTAAGCAGGGAGAGCAGAATAAAGGGCTGTGGCTAATTAGCGAAGGTTGCTGTGAGGTCACACGTTACAGCCTAAACCATGAAAAGCATCGTGTGATTGCTGTGCTTGGTCCTGGCACAATATTTGGTGAGATGTCCTTTTTCCGTAAAACGCCTCACTCGGCAAATGTCAGAACAGTTTCCAATTCGACGGTTCATATGTTGAGCCAGGAAGCTTTTGAACAATTGCGACAGGATTCAAGTGAAATTGCAGCCACGATTTTAATCAATCTTGTTTCTGTTGTTTCCGAACGCCTCAAGTTGATGGATGGGTGGGTATGTGCGCTGACAGAACAAACCGAAGTTCCAGCCAATAACAAGTATGAAGAATGGCATGACTTCCGCGCCAAGCTTTATCGCGAGTGGAATTTCTGA
- a CDS encoding sigma 54-interacting transcriptional regulator: protein MVTQKPINTEGSFFLVVSEGVASEQRFPLHPDQITDIGRAGTNRVVLRDDICSRNHCEIFHISTGWMLRDRSSRNGTYLNETRVDRDRPLVDGDIIRIGETLMLFTTDESASLKRRAPRTDSDTATDLRIPDESAALPEIIHRQKHSSLRDRDANSRTIDKSSSAKLSRLYQIAIKMGDATSSQELADIVLDGLVGITGADIGAVLTQPSSVSRRRKKVNSTSDLIVTSYRSLEGQPYHKVSTTLTRDVLKSGEAILARDISIRADLSSRDSLEDMQAQSLVIAPVLDGSELFGLIHLYSTNPENPLDANGLDYTLAVADQLAIALKSLLRQQDLQDGLQKATSENKQLREQLAIESELVGSSEAMDHLRETIGLVAPTDTAVLIRGESGSGKELVARAIHFNSKRKEGPFVCMNCAALSESLLESELFGHERGAFTGATGLKHGKFEQGHQGTLFLDEVGEMSPAIQAKFLRVLEGHSFERVGGSVPINVNVRLVAATNRDLERAVRENLFRKDLYFRLQVLEITVPALRERMEDVPILAEFFAQRFANKSGRRAISFTDTAMKKLTRYEWPGNVRELQNTVERAVVLCIGDTIQGEQILLSRLDEPELNEILPQKPPQSYAELSIEEIERDHILRTLESTEGNKSKAAQILGIERSTLDRKLKKYGLKITRD from the coding sequence TTGGTTACTCAAAAACCCATCAATACAGAAGGTTCCTTTTTTCTGGTTGTTAGTGAAGGGGTGGCCTCAGAGCAGAGATTTCCCTTACATCCAGATCAAATCACCGATATTGGTCGGGCCGGTACCAATCGCGTCGTGCTTCGAGACGATATCTGTAGTCGCAATCACTGTGAAATCTTTCACATCAGCACTGGCTGGATGCTTCGTGATCGTTCGAGTCGAAATGGAACTTACCTGAACGAAACGCGGGTCGATCGTGATCGCCCACTCGTAGACGGTGACATCATTCGCATTGGCGAAACCTTGATGTTATTTACGACTGATGAGTCGGCATCGTTAAAACGCCGGGCACCGCGTACCGACTCTGACACCGCAACCGACCTTCGCATTCCTGACGAATCGGCTGCTTTGCCCGAGATTATCCATCGCCAGAAGCATTCTTCATTGAGAGATCGGGATGCCAACTCGCGAACAATCGATAAAAGTTCCAGTGCGAAACTTTCTCGTCTGTATCAAATCGCAATCAAAATGGGAGACGCCACAAGTTCTCAGGAGTTGGCTGATATTGTTCTGGATGGACTGGTTGGGATTACAGGAGCAGATATTGGAGCCGTGCTCACGCAGCCATCCAGTGTCTCCCGGCGTAGAAAAAAAGTCAATTCAACATCCGATTTGATTGTCACAAGTTATCGCAGTCTCGAAGGACAGCCTTATCACAAGGTCTCCACAACACTCACTCGTGATGTTCTCAAATCGGGCGAAGCAATCCTGGCTCGCGATATTTCGATCCGAGCAGATCTTTCAAGTCGCGATAGTCTTGAAGATATGCAGGCTCAAAGTTTAGTCATTGCCCCCGTGTTGGATGGCTCGGAATTATTTGGACTGATCCACCTGTATTCTACGAATCCAGAAAATCCGCTCGATGCCAATGGCCTCGATTATACCCTGGCTGTCGCCGACCAATTGGCAATTGCACTTAAAAGTCTATTACGTCAGCAGGATTTACAGGATGGTTTGCAAAAAGCGACCAGTGAAAATAAACAGCTTCGCGAACAGTTAGCAATCGAAAGTGAGCTTGTTGGAAGCAGTGAGGCCATGGACCACTTGAGAGAAACCATTGGCCTGGTCGCTCCGACCGATACTGCCGTTCTGATCCGTGGTGAGAGCGGCTCTGGAAAAGAACTGGTGGCTCGTGCGATTCATTTCAATAGTAAAAGAAAAGAGGGACCGTTTGTTTGCATGAACTGCGCAGCTCTGAGTGAAAGTCTGCTCGAAAGTGAATTGTTTGGGCATGAACGGGGAGCATTCACGGGGGCAACTGGGCTCAAGCACGGGAAATTCGAACAGGGACACCAAGGGACTCTATTCCTGGATGAAGTCGGCGAGATGAGCCCGGCAATTCAGGCGAAATTTCTTCGTGTTCTGGAAGGTCACTCCTTTGAACGTGTGGGAGGCTCGGTTCCCATTAATGTCAATGTGAGACTGGTGGCTGCGACAAATCGAGATCTGGAAAGGGCTGTCCGAGAGAATTTGTTTCGAAAAGACTTGTATTTTCGGCTGCAGGTTCTGGAAATTACTGTTCCGGCTTTGAGAGAGCGTATGGAAGACGTCCCTATCCTGGCTGAATTCTTTGCTCAGCGTTTTGCAAATAAATCAGGCCGGAGAGCCATTTCCTTTACAGATACAGCAATGAAAAAGCTGACTCGATACGAATGGCCTGGAAATGTTCGCGAATTGCAGAATACTGTTGAACGCGCCGTCGTGCTCTGTATTGGCGATACAATTCAGGGCGAACAAATCCTGCTCTCCCGCTTAGACGAGCCTGAACTGAATGAGATTCTTCCTCAAAAACCTCCTCAGAGTTATGCAGAGCTTTCAATCGAAGAAATCGAACGCGATCATATTCTGAGAACTTTGGAATCGACAGAAGGGAATAAGTCCAAAGCCGCACAGATTCTGGGAATCGAACGCTCGACGCTCGATAGAAAACTCAAGAAGTATGGTCTTAAAATCACCCGTGATTAA
- a CDS encoding GreA/GreB family elongation factor: MDRQPITREGHEKIKAEIKHLESVVIPEITERLAEARSEGDLKENTEYHGQLEQQGMAQAKVNQLKTKLANCYIVDKANMPKGVVTFGSTVTVNDLKWNDEEVYEFVGPGEEDYDCEPMKILTSSPLAQAMEGKKVGDKVSVETPQGIRELEVIKIVDFE, translated from the coding sequence ATGGATCGTCAACCTATTACGCGTGAAGGCCATGAAAAAATCAAGGCAGAGATCAAGCATCTCGAGTCCGTTGTGATTCCGGAAATCACCGAACGACTGGCAGAGGCACGGTCTGAAGGCGATTTGAAAGAAAATACGGAGTATCACGGACAGCTTGAACAGCAGGGGATGGCGCAGGCGAAAGTCAATCAGCTCAAAACCAAGCTTGCAAATTGCTATATTGTCGATAAAGCCAATATGCCCAAGGGAGTGGTTACGTTCGGGTCGACAGTGACGGTCAATGATCTGAAGTGGAATGACGAAGAAGTCTACGAATTCGTCGGCCCCGGCGAAGAAGATTATGACTGCGAACCGATGAAAATTCTGACTTCCAGTCCACTCGCTCAAGCGATGGAAGGGAAAAAAGTTGGCGATAAAGTCAGTGTTGAGACACCTCAAGGAATTCGCGAATTGGAAGTCATCAAGATTGTTGACTTTGAGTAA
- a CDS encoding Gfo/Idh/MocA family protein: MQKELRIGLVGYGFMGRTHTNAYKRVNDFFPELAYRPVLQAVCGRTEDKAQAFADQWQFQSCETDWKKLIERDDIDAIDIVTPNDQHAEVAIAAAEAGKMVLCEKPLARTTEESLPMVEAVEKAGVPNTVWYNYRRVPAVTLAKQIIDSGKLGKIFHYRANFLQDWTINSDLPQGGAALWRLDAKAAGSGVTGDLLAHCIDTALWLNGSIKDVSAVTETFVKERMHNLTGKVEKVGIDDACLFHCHFENGSLGLFESTRYARGHKALYTFEINGENASIRWDLHDLNRLEYFDHSDESIVRGWRTIHITDGDQPYMDHYWVPGLCIGYEHTFVNQVADFLKSLETGEPCHPTFRDALETAQVCDAVLKSAAERSWQSV, from the coding sequence ATGCAAAAAGAACTTCGCATTGGTTTGGTTGGTTATGGATTTATGGGGCGGACGCATACGAATGCGTACAAACGGGTGAATGATTTCTTCCCGGAGTTGGCCTATCGCCCTGTTTTACAGGCAGTCTGTGGGCGGACGGAAGATAAAGCCCAGGCGTTTGCCGATCAGTGGCAATTCCAGTCCTGTGAAACCGACTGGAAAAAGCTGATTGAGCGGGATGATATTGATGCGATCGATATCGTTACTCCGAACGATCAGCATGCTGAAGTTGCGATTGCTGCTGCCGAGGCTGGCAAGATGGTTCTGTGTGAAAAGCCACTGGCTCGTACGACGGAGGAATCTCTACCGATGGTCGAAGCGGTCGAAAAAGCGGGTGTGCCGAATACGGTTTGGTACAATTATCGCCGTGTACCTGCTGTAACTCTAGCCAAGCAGATTATTGATTCTGGAAAACTTGGCAAGATTTTCCATTATCGCGCGAACTTCCTGCAGGATTGGACGATCAATTCTGATCTCCCTCAGGGAGGAGCAGCACTGTGGCGACTGGATGCCAAAGCTGCGGGTTCCGGCGTGACAGGCGATCTGCTGGCCCACTGTATCGATACCGCATTGTGGCTCAATGGGTCGATCAAAGATGTTTCCGCAGTCACGGAAACCTTCGTCAAAGAGCGAATGCACAATCTGACAGGAAAAGTGGAAAAGGTCGGTATTGATGATGCCTGTCTATTCCATTGTCATTTCGAAAATGGTTCGCTGGGACTGTTTGAATCGACTCGATACGCCCGCGGTCATAAAGCCTTATATACTTTTGAAATTAATGGCGAGAATGCCTCAATCCGCTGGGATCTGCACGATTTGAATCGCCTGGAGTATTTCGATCATTCTGACGAATCGATCGTCCGAGGATGGAGAACTATCCACATTACCGATGGTGATCAACCTTATATGGATCATTACTGGGTTCCAGGACTTTGCATCGGCTACGAACACACGTTTGTCAATCAGGTGGCAGACTTCCTGAAATCTCTGGAAACAGGCGAACCTTGCCATCCAACATTCCGAGATGCCCTCGAAACTGCACAAGTATGTGATGCCGTGCTGAAAAGTGCAGCCGAACGTTCCTGGCAGTCTGTCTAG
- a CDS encoding GxxExxY protein: MSEPTSNEDELARNVIGACISVHRHLGPGYLESIYESALEVELQHLKISYERQLPLPLQYRGKCIGEHRLDFLVKNSTAKIIVELKAVTELAPIHKAQVISYLRATNLNLGLLINFNTRLLKDGLQRVVLSSYFNS, from the coding sequence GTGAGTGAACCGACTTCAAATGAAGATGAATTGGCAAGAAACGTTATTGGTGCTTGCATATCTGTGCATCGACATTTGGGGCCGGGTTATCTGGAATCGATCTATGAATCAGCATTAGAAGTGGAACTTCAACATCTCAAAATCAGTTACGAAAGACAGCTTCCACTGCCATTGCAATACCGAGGAAAATGTATTGGAGAGCATCGTCTCGATTTCCTCGTCAAAAATTCGACTGCGAAAATCATTGTTGAGCTAAAAGCAGTCACTGAGTTGGCACCAATACACAAAGCACAGGTTATCAGTTACCTGAGAGCTACAAATTTGAATCTTGGATTATTAATTAACTTTAACACTCGCCTATTAAAAGACGGACTCCAAAGAGTTGTGTTGAGTAGTTATTTTAACTCTTAA